One window of the Spea bombifrons isolate aSpeBom1 chromosome 8, aSpeBom1.2.pri, whole genome shotgun sequence genome contains the following:
- the LOC128503305 gene encoding patr class I histocompatibility antigen, B-1 alpha chain-like, with protein sequence MRSMKIILLILVPVAVCENHTGSHALNYYFTGLSSSDSRPPFFSVIGYVDDKQIDRYDSDGGQAQPVAEWMSLFGGPRYWETETKKRQTWVAEYREHFKVEMSISNQTQGLCVYQVLFGCELDADGSSRSYYLFGYQGKEHIRFDKDRMLYEPATERARITTDRWNGERSRQSERDKTCLETICIEWLKKYIRYGKEELEKKIPPEVTVTSLSTRGVTRLHCWVYGFYPRHVDVTWMRNEKDELYSEEAKQILPNSDGTYQVRVTVEVMPQDGDSYACHVDHCGLQNVLVTRWDPVRRSFLYELVGVPVLVLVIIAAGFFMYKKMPLKKNQHGVIFLRGNARGRRDNG encoded by the exons ATGAGAAGCATGAAGATTATTTTGCTGATTTTGGTCCCCGTGGCAGTGTGCGAAAATCACACAG GAAGCCACGCGTTGAACTATTACTTCACGGGACTGTCTTCGTCTGATTCGAGGCCGCCTTTCTTCTCGGTGATTGGATATGTAGATGACAAACAGATCGACCGATATGACAGTGACGGCGGACAGGCCCAGCCGGTAGCAGAGTGGATGTCATTGTTTGGGGGCCCAAGATACTGGGAGACAGAAACTAAGAAGCGTCAGACCTGGGTGGCTGAATATCGGGAACATTTCAAGGTTGAAATGAGCATTTCCAACCAGACCCAGG GTTTATGTGTCTACCAGGTGCTGTTTGGCTGCGAGCTGGATGCGGATGGTAGCTCCAGATCATATTATCTTTTTGGCTACCAAGGGAAGGAACATATCCGCTTTGATAAGGACAGAATGTTGTATGAACCGGCCACGGAGCGGGCAAGAATAACCACAGACAGATGGAACGGTGAAAGGAGCCGCCAGTCGGAGCGGGACAAGACGTGCCTGGAAACGATTTGTATCGAGTGGCTGAAGAAATATATAAGATATGGAAAAGAAGAACTGGAGAAGAAAA TTCCACCGGAGGTGACGGTGACAAGTCTGAGCACACGTGGGGTCACTAGGCTCCACTGCTGGGTGTATGGGTTTTACCCCCGGCACGTGGATGTGACGTGGATGAGGAACGAGAAAGATGAGCTTTACTCAGAGGAGGCCAAACAGATCCTTCCCAACTCAGACGGTACTTATCAGGTCCGAGTTACTGTGGAGGTTATGCCTCAGGATGGAGACAGCTACGCCTGCCACGTGGATCACTGCGGCCTGCAGAACGTTCTTGTTACTAGGTGGG ATCCCGTTAGGAGATCATTCCTCTACGAGCTGGTTGGGGTCCCAGTGCTGGTTCTGGTGATCATCGCTGCTGGATTCTTTATGTACAAGAAGATGCCAC TAAAGAAAAATCAGCATGGGGTCATCTTTCTCCGGGGCAACGCACGAGGCAGACGTGACAATGGCTGA